Sequence from the candidate division KSB1 bacterium genome:
CCGCATACAAAAAACCGCCACCGAGCAGATACTCGCGCAAGCGCCGCGCTTCTTCCGGCGAAAACGTGATGCGGCCGTGTCCGGTGATGAAAACCATCGGATAGGCAAACAGCGCCTCGTCCATCAATTGCACGTGCTGTTCGTCATTTGCCAAATTCATCGTCGTGTGCTGCCGCATGAACTTGAGCAAATTCGGAATCGCCGAGGGATCGTTGTACCAATCCCCGCCGCCATGATATTTGACGCGGGCGATGGTGAAGGCGCTGGAGGTTTGCTCCTGGCTTGAAGCGGTGATTGTCATGGTGGTTACTAAAATCCAAAGCGGCAAAAAAAATGGAACTCTACTTTGACTCATGAAGGTGGGGGTAAAAGTTATCCATTTTCGTAACGAATAATACGGAACGGAATCATGCAAGAACTTATTATTGGCAATTCGTACACCTTTGAAAAGCTTTCGAATCACTTACAGACTGGCCTTGCTGCGGCAAGCGATGGCGGCTGCTAAGACAAAGTTTACCTACACTGTACCCAGTTTACGAACTTTTTTCGTATTTAAGCAATCAAATTTTTGAGATTTTTGTGTGGGGAGAGAGTTTTACACATTGATCAAAAGCTCACACAGATAAATATTGGCGCTCATTCGCGTTTATTGGCGGTTAAAGAATTTTCACCAAACGCAAAAACCTAAATCCTTCTCCGCATCCAAACCGGCGCGGTTAAAAACCACAACACCGCGCCGGCCAGCATGAGGTTGGCGTGTGTTTGCCAGGAGATTTGATTCAGAAAAACGAAAAAGGCCGGCAAGACGGTTGCGGCAAGACCCAAAAATGAGAGGAGTTTCGTGATCGTTTTCATGTCCGGCTCCGTTTCTGCTGCATGTAACTCAACATGACAAAAAGCGCCACGGCGATGAACCAACCGGGAAGACCTTTGAAGAAAATTTCCATGGGAAGCAAATAGCAGGCAGAAAGTGTCAGCCCCCACGTTAATGCCGCCGGCCAGCTCAACGGCACATTTTTCCATTCGGCAAAATTGCTTTTCAAGCCGAGCCTGGGGAGCAGCCAGAAATCCGTCCAGATCACCGCGCCCATGGGCATCAGGATGAGGCCGTAGAGCGCGACGAAATCGAGCAGCTTCATCATCAGCGCCGGAAACACCGCGGCGAGGGTGGTGACAACGCCGGCGGCCAGCGTCACTTTCCAACGTTTCCAATCCGGGGTCACGGTTTGCAAGGCGAGACCGGCGCGATAAAGCGTCGGATTCGCCGTTGTCCAGCTCGCGAGCACGACGCACATCGCGCCGGCGATTCCCGCGCCGAGGTACGCAATGGGGCCGGGGGCAACTTCGCCCAACGCGGCGGCGCACAAAATCCCGGAGGCAATCCACGCGACGAAGTGGCCGAGATACATGCCGAAGGCACTGAAGAAACCGTATGGCCATTTCCGCGCGTAGCGCAGCAGCGTCATGTCCGACATGCCGAGGTGCATGGCCATGTTGCAGAACCAGGCGAAAAACAGGACGTGCCAGAAGGTGAATTTGGCTTGCCCGGCGAGCGGGACACCCGTCCAAATTTTTTCGTTCGCGACTTTCCAAAAATCGCTGAGCGACGTGACGCCCAGTTTTGGCAACACCGCCACTGCCGCTGCAACAAAAACCAAAAACATCCACGGCGCGGCGATTTCCGAAAACCGCGCCAGCTTTTCAAAGCCGAGAATGGCGAGTGTGGTGACAGCGGCGCCGACGGCGAGCACGACCACAATCCATTCGAGGCTGTTGGGGTAGAGATCGTTCAACGTCGGCATTTTCATATTGAAAGGGAGGCCAACCGCGGTTGCGGCGACGGAAATCATCGCGCCGGCAAGAAAGCAAAACATCAGCGCATTGATCAGGTTGTAGGCGAACAAAACCTGCGGGCCGGTGATTTTGCGCAGTTGCCAATAAAGATTCAAGCGGGTTTTGACGGCGATGGGCGCAGTGATGAACGCCCAACTGAGCACAGCGAGAAAATTGCCAAGCAGAAGTCCGGCGAATAAATCTCCGGCGGCCACGCCGTGGGCAACGAACAACGGCCCGATGACGAACTCGGTGCCGGCCACGTGCTCGCCGGCATAGACGCCGATGAAGCTTCCAGCGCCTTGCAATTTATTTTCCGGCACCGGCTCGCGGTCGAACTCGTACAGCGCATCGAGACGTTCGGTGATGGTGCTCATGCTATTCAAGCCCTTTCAGAACGACAAAATAATTAAAAACTTTGGGGCAATTATTTTGTCTTGATTTCGCTGCGTGCGTGAACACCTGCTGAAGAGTTACACTCAGGAAATCATTTTCATATTCTCCGCATCCCATCCGATTACGCGCTTTTCCAAATGGCTGTGGTTGGTGAGCAAAGCCGGGGCCGCGGCGCGAAAGCCGAAGGCCGCGTCTTCGGTGACGGGCTTGCCTGCGCGAATGGCGTTGAAAAAATTATGAAAATGATCGACACGGTCGTCGTAGCCCTCCGGCGCTTTGTATTCGCTCGTGCCTTCGAGCTGAGGCCGGACCGGGTTGGCGGCCATCTGCGCGCGATATTGTTCGGCGAATTTTTCCCGCATATCCTTTGCAAAGGTGCGCACCGAATTATAGCCATCGAGCACGTCTCTCTCCGAGTGATGGTAGATGCCGCGCCGGGTCAATTTCACGCTGTCACCGATGATCGTCATGATGCCCTCGCTGCCAACGAATCGAATGCCTTCCTCGCTGCCGCTGCCGTCCACAAAATTCGTGGAGAGCGAAATCGTGAATGCCGGATGATTGGCCGTTTGGGGATAATCGTACAAGCCGAGAATCACATCCGGGACGTCACGGCCGTCTTTCCAGTATCGCAAGCCGCCGGCGGACATGATTTGCGCCGGGCCGTTCGATCCGAGCACGTGATGGATGCCGGAGAACAGATGCACGAACAAATCCCCGGGAATGCCGGTGCCGTAGTCGGAATAATTGCGCCATCTGAAAAAGCGCACGGCGTCGAAGGGCCGTTTCGGGGCCTCGCCGAGAAAGCGATCCCAATCAATCGTTTGCGGCGAGGCATCCGGTGGAATCGAATATTGCCACGCGCCAATCGCCGAGTTGCGCTTCCAGCTCGCTTCGACCAGATTCAGCTCGCCGATGGCGCCGGATTTGTACAGTTCTTTGGCTTTATCGTAAACGATGGAACTGACAAACTGGCTGCCGACTTGCAAAACTTTTTTCGTCTTGCGCTGTGCCTCAATCACGCGCAGGCCGTCGGCGATTTTTTGCACCATCGGTTTTTCGCAATAAACATTTTTGCCCGCTTGCATCGCTTCGATGG
This genomic interval carries:
- a CDS encoding Gfo/Idh/MocA family oxidoreductase; protein product: MQINKIYSRRDFLKTSALAAGAVPGIVSAHVKEIPLRESSKRIAPSDKIRLATVGMGIIGFIDTWTALQVPGVEFVAAADLYDGRRARVNEVFGKEVFTTRDYREIFSRPDVDAVIVSTPDHWHARLAIEAMQAGKNVYCEKPMVQKIADGLRVIEAQRKTKKVLQVGSQFVSSIVYDKAKELYKSGAIGELNLVEASWKRNSAIGAWQYSIPPDASPQTIDWDRFLGEAPKRPFDAVRFFRWRNYSDYGTGIPGDLFVHLFSGIHHVLGSNGPAQIMSAGGLRYWKDGRDVPDVILGLYDYPQTANHPAFTISLSTNFVDGSGSEEGIRFVGSEGIMTIIGDSVKLTRRGIYHHSERDVLDGYNSVRTFAKDMREKFAEQYRAQMAANPVRPQLEGTSEYKAPEGYDDRVDHFHNFFNAIRAGKPVTEDAAFGFRAAAPALLTNHSHLEKRVIGWDAENMKMIS